DNA from Clarias gariepinus isolate MV-2021 ecotype Netherlands chromosome 8, CGAR_prim_01v2, whole genome shotgun sequence:
CACCGTACCACATTAGTATtccagcaacaaaaaaaaaaaaaaaaaaaaaaaaaaaatttgtcctaCAGTTAAGACTGATTGTACTTAAGGCTATATTTTAAGTATATAGTCGTCACAACCATtattgactttgtttcattaattactgtttacagCTTTTATGGTTTTTAATGTAGTAAAATTTTGGAAGATATCCTTGCTTTACAGcagttatttgcatgtgcccaagacttttccACAAGACTGTATAAGTATTTGCTTTAGATCACTTTAAAAAATCGTTACACATAATATACGATTTGTTGTTTTGAGGCTGAAAATCATACAGGACTCATCacagttagctggctagcttgTTAATTACAATTAGTACGAATATGGAggtgtccatttttttttttccacagctgtgtattaaaaATAGTGATAGCTAAGTATGAAAGCACAATGCTTTGGTTTACATACTTGTATGTTGCAATAGTAGATACTATctcatttaagaaaaaaaaacaataaaaaaaaaaactcagtagAGTACCTGAAGTTTGCGGGCGTGGTACCTCTTACTCGTCTCCTCCTCCAGCTTTGCGGCGTAGAGCTTGGCCCGCAGCAGCTTCATGGccttctctttgttttttatctggGAGCGCTCTTGCTGACACTCAGACACTGTGCCTGCAATTCCAACATTTACCCTCAGCAGTAGAAAGGCTAACATATTGTACACACCTGTCGGAGTTGTTTGCCCTGATCTAGTCAAAAGGTTGGACACTCCTCCTAATTCCATAATTTTAactgatttaaatttatttctacattgtaaaacaatgctgaaatcattaaaaatctgcaataatctcctttgaacagttgatattaaaacgtgtctgctacttatactCTGTAAAGCCATCAAACGGccctaatctgaggtgctgtttgtttattggtgatttttgaggctggtaactctaaatgaacttctctgcagcagaggtaagttttggtcttgttttcctgggatggtcctCATGAGAGCCGGtgttatcatggtgcttgatgagttttgtaaatgcacttgacacaacactgtttttgcaagaactattccagaacagatGACCTTCACGATTTAAAGTAGCAACTTTAGTTGTTACTAAATCCCATAATTGCAtacgtgttatttcatagttttgaaatctccagcattgttgtagaatgtataaaaaaaaaaaatccaaacttgtgtccaaacttttgcctGCATCTTATGAAGGAAGTTAATAAAGAATTGACCTGTTGGTAAATGGACTATCCTGACCGCACTGTCAGTCGTGTTAACATGCTGTCCTCCAGCTCCACTTGCTCTTTTTGTTTCAATCCTCAGGTCTTTAGGGTTAATAGTAAAGGAGATCTGTGAATGCAATGCAGAATAGTTATAAACCTTAACATTTTTACATCAGCATGGATAAACACTGATGTACATCAGTGTGAAATCTTGCACCCTTGCATCAAGCCAAAGAAAATATTATGACCTCATGCAAGGAGCTGTTCAGAGATATTGCTTAGTGTCTGTTCTATTTACAGCACCTCTGTAGGCTGTGGCAATATTGCCACCGTCATAGTGCTGGTGTGCATGCGGCCTTGTTTCTCTGTCTTCGGGACTCTCTGGACCCGATGGACACCTGCTTCAAACTTCATCTTCTTATAGCTCAGTGGACCACTGACGCTGGCCGTGGCATGTCGTAAACCCCCTGAGTTAAAGAGGTAAAAGCATTCTCACAGTCTTAGAGGCATTCATGGAGCTGCAGCCAGTCCATTTATCATAGTTAACAATGACATTAAGAGAGACTGACCAATATCACTTCGCATATATTCCAGTGTGTCAAAGCCCCAGCCATGAAAAGCAGCATAGTTTTGGTACATGTCAAATATTTCTGCTGTAAAAAGCATGGCCTCTTGACCTCCAATTCCAGCGGTAACCTCTAAGACCAAATCACTCAAGTCTGATTCTTCCTCGGGAACAAGGAGTGAGAGAATctatataagaattaaaaaataagtatTAGAGCTTTTGGGGGTTTGAAGCATATATTTAAGGACATGTCCCCTAAATGTTTGTAGGACCAGTAAACCTGAACCCATTGTACCACATTTTATTATCAATTATCAGTTATCAAACACTGTGACTAATGCTTGTAATAAACAGTGTAATCATGCAACTTGCATACGAAGTTAAAGTTTTAACTAAAATCTTTAAAGTTATAATAGGTTACAGTATATTCTTCATTTTAGGAACAACCATGGTGGGCATCTCACATTACACCGTGTGTCAAACCTAGGCTACATTAGCAGGAAACCCACATCGAGCTCCACTCCTATTATTTCTAAGCTGACATTAATTTAGCAGAGTTATTTAGCTCATGCGTTATATAACAAAACATTAACTGCCAGATGTTTATCCACAAAACATCTGAGCAGATTTATACAGTTTGATTCATGTTTCAATAGCATTCTTTGTGCAAAGTGAATGCATACAGATATAATACAGGAAAGTATTCATTATTTAGATGAAGAATATCCAATATGTCTTGATGTTCTCTTAGGAGTAACATTGTTCAAAATGTCTTTCAAAAGAGCACAAAATTAAACTTTTGCTATAATTAGTAATGGCAAGTAATACAGCACAGTGATTAAAATGAAAGctgattaattgttttaaatgaatgtcATATGCAAGGCTTTctatcagctcaaaccagtctggacATTGCCCCCAAAAAAACTGAAGGTCTTTtgcaccattctttgtaaactctACAGGCTGTATGAAACGCCCAAAGATAAGCAGTTTCTTGAGGAACCATTCCAGGTCACCCGTATTACATTTCCCTGTTGTGATGTTTGCTGGGCGgcagggtggcttagtggttagcactgtcgccttgcacctccagggtccgggttcgatttccgttcaggtttgagtttgcatgttccccctgtgcaTAGTGGGTTTGCTTCATGTActgtggtttcctcccacagtccaaagacatgcacatttggctaactggtgtttccaaattgcctgtagtgtgtgaacaagtgtgtgagtatgtgtgtgtgtgtcctgcgatggactggcaccctgtccatattgtaccccgcctcatgccctaagtctcctgggataggctccaggcccccagcaaccctgtatacaggactaAACGAtacagacagtgagtgagtgatgtttgCTGTGAACATTAACCCAAAGCTCTTTGGCTGCACCTGCATGCTTTTACGCTGATTGGAAGAATGAATGCATAAACAAATGTGCATGTGTTAGAGAGGATCCTGTGCCTAAAGCGTGGTGGAATTCTGTACCGTTTGTTTCATTTCTTGCATGGATGCCAGGCAGTGctccctctctgtctcagcAAGCTCGCGCAGGTCAGGGTCATTTTCTATAGAGATATAAAGGTTAGTCATCACTTCAGCTGgcactttaaacacaaaaccCCAGGATGACACACTCGGTACCTTTCAGTAATGACTCGGTCTCCTCGAAATCCCTTTGTTTTAACTGCAGCTCGCTAATTTTCTGAACAAGAGGCGCTAGAGCAGTGACCCTCGCCCGCTTCGCCctcaccacctcctcctcctcctgctgctcgtgtgtgtgcaggtgtgcgGTGTTCACCGCGCGCAGACACTCCTCATACTCCGCCTGCGCTCTCCTCAGGTAGTCCTGCACGGAGCTCCTGCTAAACAGCTCGTCCGCCGTCAGGAGCTTCGCCAGCAGTGCTGAGTGTGCCGTGTGAAAGGTTCTGTGTCGGTAAACCGGGGCTCCACGCGCACGGCTGTACGTCAGACCACCGAGCGCGTGATTAAACACGGCTCTAGCGCGGTGTCCTGTCGGCGGGAACGCAGCGCGTCTGAGCAGCTGCTTAGTGAAACACGCCACAGCCATGCGGGAAGGTTTTTAATAACGTTTACAGTCCATCACCTACCACGCTTTCTTATTACAGGACAACAATCCGGTCATGCGCTTACTTCCGTGTTAGTCgtacttcaaaataaaagtcacagTTTTATGAACGGGATTATTAACTTTGCTTTATTCATTGCGTATCgaagttttatatattattacctGCTCTAATATGCCCAACAATGCCATGCTGCAAAGTGTCCCTCAGTCTAAATTCCCATTTAGAAAGTTCTCGAAGTTCTTTGACAACTCAGACTTGTTCCGTCATCTGATATACACTTTCATTGGGaacacaaattagcctaatctgcatgctttttagacatgtgggaggaaaccagagtacctggaggaaacccaccaaggccGGGGAGAACAtagaaactccatgcacacagacccgaggtgggaatcaaccAGGACTCTGGAAGTGCAAAGCAACAATGCTAACTACtattaagccactgtgccgcctggAACTGGAATTATTAAATTTGCTTTATCCATTatgtattgattttttaaaaatatattttctctgctctaacacaccctgttaaaaaaaaattataataaaaaaactacgTTATATTTATGCCACAATCTTGAGCGCACAGTTTTGACACtgtgagagcagacaaagcactctataaaacacattaaacacgCAGGGGAGAGACTGCCACCTCTCTGTGACAGATTTTCCCAGATTTGTTTCACACagagtgttacaaaactagtcacAAAACGTTTAATACCATATTTGATACTTATACATTTAATCTTTTGTAACTGCTATTCTTGTTATTAATTAAACTATTTGGTAATTTTTACCAATGAAATAGTGtgcctttttattttctccacttattttccttcttccttattttttattttattccacacctttattttctgttttctattttttgttattctcgGTCTGCTACTCATAAAACGAGCTTACACATCAGCTTTGCACCTGGATCTTGTATTGGCTAAGTTCCTAAAACATtgtcaataaaacaaacaagcaatttATGGctatttaataacttttttagtGATTTTCTCTGGAAAATCGCTAAGCACCTCAtgatatatgtattttttttttttactatttaaattcactttatgcagattttttttaaaacaaaaattgttCTTTTATGTTAATTCAGTGTTATTAACTGTGAATTATTCAGTCTAACTCCAATTAAACAATTGCAACATGTTTTTGTAGACACTTTACAGTGAGCATTAATTTTATGTTCGATTTCACATGAGTTTGTGTGAAAGTTGTAATGGTGAAAATTCCAAATCCTAGTGGTTGTGAATGCTGCATAAGTAAAATCAGCTGTGTTCTATTAGGCACAGTAGTGTCCAGTGTATGGGATAGGACTGTGTTTGAAAgcctttgatttatttattcatccatgcAGTTTGTTAAGCATGAGGGGGATGgagatttaactttttttaaatcttcatgtttcagtcttttatatagttttttatatcTTGATGCACTTAATGATGCAGCAAAACGACCTGATCTCAGGTTACTGTATGAGTATCACATGTTCTTCACATGCCCTTCGAGTTTTCTGTGAAATGATCTTGTAGATGCCACGGAGAAGAATCCCACGTTAGCTCACTGTTTCTTTTATGGTCAAATCATATTTCTGGTCAATGGGAGGTAGCAATAGATTTTAAGCCAAACAaatctcggtttgacttgaaatagcactttttctttcttagaGAAAggtttatgtatataaaatgtttatgtatataaaatagaCTTAACATACTTGTAAAGTGGTCTATGGCATGTATGTATAATAATAGTTAtgcaatattatttattaatattattttctacTCAGTTGGTTTACATTTAAATTCCTAGTAAACTAATCATAGTGTATCAATCAGTTATTGCAGACTTATTTTCCTGATTACAAAGCGTTAAGTTCTGTTCTGTTGACTTTTGCTGTAATTTTTTCTCTGGTGCTGTGGCATTTCTCCCTCGGACAGGGGCtctagtgtgtatggtgtatgtgCCTTAATGTTGctaacgttataaaattaaactttgGATATGAAAGTATATCTAATGTTATGTAAGCTAGCAACACAGCAAGGCAGATTATGCTTCAGGCCCCCATAagcctgtgtacaggataaagtgatgtagaaaatgagtgagtgagtgagtgagtgagtgagatttcTGAAACAATGTTTTCAAATACAGGATGATTCCTTGTTATACGGGACAGTTGGCAAGTTTAAAGCACCAATTTAGAAAGTCTTTTGTCCTATATGCTGTATCATTCTTTTTAGCATTACGACAACTCTGTACAACTCCTCAATTATCAAGTCCGGAGTAAAAGAACTGAAATGGcttagcagcaataacctcaaccccattggatgggctttcttccttttttaatttattgaacaCAAAGACATGTCTCAGAATCTATTGtggtggaaagccttcccaaaaAGTGGAATTTTATAACAGGAACGTTTAATAAGAAGGTTTCACCAAGTTTATACAGTATTGGTGTCATTAGTTAGTTGTCCACATATTTGGCTGCTGCATCTGTGATAGAGAAAATGTGTATGGTGTGCTTGAGTAGCAGTATGATGAGTATGCATGATTAGCTCTTCCTTTAAAGAGTGGAACTTCCAGTTACGTATCCACTGTTGAATTGTGCACCTTCTACTATTCATGTTTAAACCATTGAAGTGTTTCACAATGTCTTTTACTCAAGTTTGATCTCCATCAGAATAACTATGCAGTTCCTATTTTAACCAGTTGATGGCAGCAGCACATATCATTTAATAAACAGCCGTTACTCATTAGCAGTGATGCCTGTCTTTTAGGATTTTGGTTGCAATCTCTTTGGTTTTgctgtatttgttttataaGCTTCTACATTTGTGTGCTTAGTTTTAGATCTTCTCACTTTATGTTTATCCCAATATTTTTCCTATTCTAACTTTGCCAGACAAACTGCAGTGCAAATTCTTGTATTGAGGCATAATCCCAATAAATACTGCAgtcaaatataatttatttaactacAATTATTTTTACCGAGGTCAGGGTTATTGTCTGGTGTATTCAGAGCATATCCCAGGACACATGccacatgatgtttttttctcctctgtaTTAAGTGAGCCAACACTCAATCAATCACAGCCTCACTTGTGTAGAGCCGTGAAAACAGATTTGGGTTATTAAATGCTTAGTGCAAGAGAAATTCCTCccacaaaaatatttaggcACAAACACAGAGATGTAATTTTATTATGGCTATGAAAAGCAGAGgaaataaaaagtaaagtaGGGGGAGTGTTCGGGTCGAACCCAgttgtgcagaataatagaacacagtTCTATTAttacagttatgaaagtaaaaactacctttatttctcttcatAATCCCCTGctccactaatgcactcatcacACCATTTCTCAAGTATCTGGATACCCTCAAAGtataaagtttctttttaaatgtttgagtCTCATGACCCTACTGTACTTGACTCcttctttaaatgtcaatcgattttacacctttattcatgtcccagtttgacttgaatggccCTTGTACAATAGTTATGGAAGTTAATGTGCATACACAgcacatatttgcataatgatGCAAACATTATTTGCTATTTACTGCTATACCCACTAACAAAAGTGAGCACACCCCTCGAATTATAGcaaacatttaatatatataagtcaaagtgcagcttgtataacagtgtagatttactgtcctctgaaaataactcaacatacagccattattgtcaaaatagctaGCAACAAAAGTTAGAACACCctaagtgataa
Protein-coding regions in this window:
- the mtrf1l gene encoding peptide chain release factor 1-like, mitochondrial, with the translated sequence MAVACFTKQLLRRAAFPPTGHRARAVFNHALGGLTYSRARGAPVYRHRTFHTAHSALLAKLLTADELFSRSSVQDYLRRAQAEYEECLRAVNTAHLHTHEQQEEEEVVRAKRARVTALAPLVQKISELQLKQRDFEETESLLKENDPDLRELAETEREHCLASMQEMKQTILSLLVPEEESDLSDLVLEVTAGIGGQEAMLFTAEIFDMYQNYAAFHGWGFDTLEYMRSDIGGLRHATASVSGPLSYKKMKFEAGVHRVQRVPKTEKQGRMHTSTMTVAILPQPTEISFTINPKDLRIETKRASGAGGQHVNTTDSAVRIVHLPTGTVSECQQERSQIKNKEKAMKLLRAKLYAAKLEEETSKRYHARKLQIGTRGRSEKIRTYNFAQDRVTDHRIGKTLHDVHGFLLGEELLDEMSMFLQQFSEQEVLMDIIEGQ